A single window of Malus sylvestris chromosome 5, drMalSylv7.2, whole genome shotgun sequence DNA harbors:
- the LOC126623981 gene encoding tyrosine-protein phosphatase DSP1-like, which yields MKIESGEQEVSTASPVAKAPEIGDENERCGEAFVPPLNFAMVDNGVFRSGFPHSPNFSFLKSLGLRSVIYLCPEPYPEENKEFMRANGIRLFQFGIDGSQEPYVKIPEHTIREALRVVLDVRNHPLLIHCKRGKHRTGCLVGCLRRLQRWCLTSIFDEYQRFAAAKARVSDQRFIEAFDISSFMNCPMSFSCSKR from the exons ATGAAAATAGAGAGCGGGGAGCAGGAGGTCTCCACGGCGTCGCCGGTGGCGAAGGCTCCGGAGATCGGAGACGAGAATGAGAGGTGCGGAGAGGCGTTCGTGCCGCCTCTGAACTTCGCGATGGTCGACAATGGCGTGTTTAGGTCCGGCTTCCCTCATTCCCCCAATTTCAGCTTCTTGAAATCCCTCGGCCTCCGTTCCGTCAT ATATTTGTGCCCGGAGCCGTATCCGGAGGAGAACAAAGAGTTTATGAGAGCAAATGGGATTAGGCTTTTCCAGTTTGGGATCGATGGCTCTCAG GAACCTTACGTGAAAATCCCGGAGCACACAATTCGTGAAGCATTAAGAGTTGTCCTTG ATGTAAGAAACCACCCACTCCTGATCCATTGCAAGCGAGGGAAG CACCGGACGGGCTGTCTTGTGGGATGCTTAAGAAGATTGCAAAGATGGTGCCTGACCTCAATCTTTGATGAGTACCAGAGGTTTGCAGCTGCAAAAGCTCGAGTTTCGGATCAGAGGTTCATCGAAGCGTTTGATATTTCAAGCTTCATGAACTGTCCAATGTCGTTTTCGTGTTcaaag AGATAG
- the LOC126623963 gene encoding ubiquinol oxidase 4, chloroplastic/chromoplastic-like codes for MAAATLSSTVFAISASCSSSSSSLRARRSFKTSAFSSRNRFPYNPISSRPSISRVRATMLHEDEEKVEVEESFEFKASTFDELKASSGNLSESSSSSAFEIWVIKCEQSFNIFLTDTVIKVLETLYSDRDYARFFVLETIARVPYFAFMSVLHMYESFGWWRRADYLKVHFAESWNEMHHLLIMEELGGNAWWFDRFLAQHIAVFYYFMTAFMYLISPRMAYHFSECVESHAYSTYDKFIKARGEDLQKMPAPEVAVKYYTSGDMYLFDEFQTSRPPNSRRPKIENLYDTFLNIRDDEAEHCKTMKACQTHGNLSSPHALTEDSLEDDSTCVIPPTDCEGIVDCIKKSIATTPAK; via the exons ATGGCTGCGGCGACTCTGTCTTCGACGGTGTTTGCAATCTCCGCCTcttgctcttcttcttcttcgtctctcAGAGCAAGGAGGAGCTTCAAGACTTCAGCTTTTTCATCTCGGAATCGTTTTCCATACAATCCCATTTCATCTCGTCCGTCGATTTCCAG AGTTCGAGCAACTATGCTGCACGAAGATGAAGAGAAGGTGGAAGTGGAGGAATCCTTTGAGTTCAAGGCTTCTACCTTTGATGAATTGAAAGCTAGCAGCGGGAATCTCTCTGAGAGTTCgtcttcaagtgcttttgagaTCTGGGTTATCAAGTGTGAACAATCCTTCAACATCTTCCTTACG GATACAGTTATAAAGGTACTTGAAACTCTGTACAGCGACCGGGATTATGCAAGGTTCTTTGTACTGGAAACTATTGCAAGGGTTCCTTACTTCG CCTTTATGTCTGTTCTGCACATGTATGAGAGTTTTGGTTGGTGGAGAAGGGCAGATTATCTGAAGGTGCATTTTGCTGAGAGCTGGAATGAGATGCACCATCTGCTTATCATGGAA GAATTGGGGGGAAATGCTTGGTGGTTTGACCGCTTTCTTGCTCAGCACATTGCAGTCTTCTATTATTTTATGACGGCCTTTATGTATTTAATAAGCCCAAGGATGGCAT aTCACTTCTCTGAATGTGTAGAGAGCCATGCATATTCAACCTACGACAAGTTTATCAAGGCCCGAGGag AGGATTTGCAAAAGATGCCTGCTCCTGAGGTTGCTGTGAAATACTATACTAGTGGTGACATGTACTTATTTG ATGAATTTCAAACTTCAAGACCTCCCAATTCTCGAAGGCCAAAAATAG AGAACTTGTATGACACATTTCTGAACATAAGAGACGATGAAGCTGAACACTGTAAGACGATGAAGGCCTGCCAGACTCATGGGAACCTCTCGTCTCCTCACGCACTCACAGAAGACTCCTTAGAAGATGACTCTACCTGCGTTATTCCTCCAACAGATTGTGAAGGTATTGTAGATTGCATAAAGAAATCCATCGCGACAACGCCAGCAAAGTGA